TCTTGgaattatttctttcattgaaCTCGTTCATGCAGCAAATCCATACAAATTGGTTTCTTTTGttctaatatttatttgtaatggaataattaaatgtaaacatTTTACCATTGTTATGAAACAACTGCTTGTTAattctatatacttttaaagCTGATATCAATATCCCCAAAACCcacaaataaatattgcttTTATGATATAGATCTTTTGCAATGTATATGTGGTTGTAAATAAAACTCATTATAATTTGGCAGACATATTTATTCATACTTGTTAAAGTTTAGCTGCATCAATATagcaagtaatatttatttacaaattcgAGTGAAGGTACGAAATtaatcacaaaaaataaataaatttaactaagcacttaacattatatactattttcaaatttggtcatcaaaaaccaaaaaaatatttgttaagagCACAAAGTCTTTTTGGCCTTTTTATGTTATGCCCTACGGGaaactaaagttttttttttcaagtttaaagCTAAACATCAACTTCCAAACAAATTTGACTACACCATGATTTAACAGTATAATTATTACAAGGTAGTACAATTTAATGTTCGCTTGACTAACACCTAATTCCAAAACAGAAACCATGtagattttgaataaaaatactgtCAATTTTATCCACTTCATAACATTTAGAAATATGTATATGTTTACGAtcaagaaaaatataacttctctgtcagttttttttacaataaatggtttaaatatttacaaatacataCACGTACTTTTTATTGCTGAAGAAAACGTTAGTTCCTAGAATAAGTAAGGTTCGCCGttagattaaaatataatgtacctattagCTACTAAACAATGATAATGAGACCAATAATAGAATCACGtggagagaaatagacaaaattcaatgGCTATGCAACCTTAAATAAGTAACGTTGTCCCTTTCATTGCGTTAGTATGAAAGACTTAGAATTGGGACTCTGCCGCCATTGGATGACAATTTTGTCtattctcttcacttggtcacAAGTTAGCGTTAAAGGACtagctgtaaaaatatttttattaattttcaagtcTACAGAACCATGTCACAACTgtaggaaagaaagaaaagtggCAACTTGTCTTGATTGGTTTCTATGAAACACTTCTATATTATTCTTGTGAAAAAAACTAAGTTACGGGGAATTTTACTTGAAAGGGATAGTATATCTTATCGTAAATTGATAGAAATCGTTTCTTAAgacacataatatataatataatatttacagtacatttaaaacaatctatatttagaaaattatgGTTTACCATGtcgacataatatttacaatgctAAGTTATCTGGTGTTGATCTTACTGTGAGTCATAAATACACTTATAAgtacattttttcaatttacaatTTGCCTAAATCTACATACCAAAAATCATaatataggtaatttatttcTGCTAATATACCATGACTTCGAGAGTTCATTAGATATAACATAAATCacgaaatataataattgcTCTTAAAGACACCTAACGCCAAGCTCCCCAATCACTGGCTCAACTTAGATAACTGTATCACATTCTTAAATCCATTTGTTCACTACACTTCTCTGTAAGCGATCGCATATGCGAAAATTTCGTCCAACATTTTTAGGAACTGAAAACGCGGTCTTCAAACGACAGCATGTCAAAACTATGACGTCACACAACGACATCCCGCGAAGCTGTCCCATTGCTGGGTGTTCCTGGAGCGAGTACAGGTTGAAAACAGTGTGGTGCAGGAACGAAGTCTTCAACTAACTTCCGTTTTAATACAGAGGAAGATCCAACGTAGACGTTGGTCCCTGGAAAGGTACCTCGTCGTCTCCGCCTCCACACGATGGCAGCAAGAACTGCTAATCCAAATGCAATCATAGCTGACAGGCAACCTAATACTAGTTCTGAATCTGGAGCACGCTCAGACACTCTCTCGCCTCTCATTGAACTAACCAAAACGGACATAAGCCGATCTCCTTCACTCACTTCCACATCCTGAACGCTTTCAGTTGATACACGTTGAGCGCGGCTCGTGTCTATGGTCATAGTTTCAGACTTCTCATTATCTACTCCTGGAGTTCTTGAAACTAATTCCACTTGGATATGATATATCGTGTCTGGCCATAGAGACAGTGTTACTCTAGTAGAGTCGGTAAACAGATTTCCCTTGAGACCACCACCATCAACCTCCCACGTAACGAGATACACGCCGCGTGTTATTCTTGGTTCCCAAGCAATTTCTCCTATGACTAAAACTTTCTGATGGATGAGTGATATTTCTTTCAGTATCCATCTGTGTTCGTCGTGATTGGAAGTGTTCGTATCATGTGCGACCCACGTTTCGTCTGGACTGTAGATCGTGACAAGTCCTTGTGGGTCGACGACTAGCACTCTGAGAAGAGCGCCTTCATTGTTGGAAGGTACTCTGGTAGCTAACGCTTGTGTTTGTATGATCTGTCGCCAAGGGCCGTCGGCTGCTCGCCTCATCACGACGTAGACTAGAGGCGCGGGGCGAGACGCCGGCGGTGGCCAGCGAGCGAGAGCCCCACTGACCCTCATAACTCCTTCGCCTTTTGTGTGAATAACCGGTTGGGTCTGAGATGCTCGTGCCGCTTCCGTGTGAAACTCACAAGCCACTTTGCAGCCAGGGAActgtaacaaacaaaatcaatttgaaatcaatataataaaatcatctCTATCACGTTTAGTAAAAAATGTTTGATGGAAAACTCACACAAATGTCCTTTTCATCGCACACTGCACCCCATATTTGGTAATTAGACTGGAGAAGTTCACAGTTTTCCCAACACTGCAACAAAAAAACCTTCGTTAATGTCAAATGTTGATTATGGCTATCTAAAAGAGTTACTTATTATCGAATAAAGCAGACCAAcatagtataattatattactgtaCTCGCGAAAAGCCTTGTCATTATTTAAGTTGCCGACACCGATATAGTAGTTCTTAGAGATGCGATCTAATATACCAGGAATCATACAGAAAATTATAATTGGAATCTAGACTTATTATTCTTACGACAATAAAGATACTCAAAACCGCCACATAACAATGATCAAACAAATCTCCACTTGTGACGTTTGTGGACAAATTTGTTTAGCGACCAACTCAAACGCAGCATTTGTCATCCGAAACACTCATTAGTTGGAGTTGACGTTAACTTGACTCCCACTCGGCTCGGTAAGCTTTAATAATTATGAGCCCGTGGTTATTAATTACCGTTATTGACAAAATGTCCTGTCGTCTGGAATCCGCGGCACCTTTCAAGTGGTAAGTTTATTGATTTTGAGCTGTAATTTCATTAGTACTTTATGGTTTCACGGTTCAGTGCTAGACAGTTAGACGATTACATGACATGTCATTGTTACATAGTAACTAGCTAGTGTTTATAATTTACAGTTAGGTGACTTTACCATACAATTGTAAATCTTTGTCTAATTCTGACATACTTCTATTAATATATGGGCAAACTAAATAGCTTCTACAACAGATAAAGTTGTGTTCTTACTTCAATATTGAACTAAATTAGATATTTTGGAATAGATactttattattctattattgtaattacattcttaaccgacttcaacaaaggaggaggttctcaattcgacgcgtatgtttgttttaatgttttataccttataacttcgtcatttattaaccaattatgcaaattcttttttgtttggaagagtATATAGTTTTAGACTGGTCCTGAAAaacggtttagtaattttgtgttaaaatcaaaataactgaaatacgtctttgaagtcggttctatttctatgttaaaaagattatgatGCGCACGAATTAAAAATATCGGTTAATTCACATGCCAGCAGTAACCAAAATTGTATTGAACCGTATCTATTATGttgttttacataaataataatgtttaattattatcatttaataataattgtagaaaATCACTTGATAAGTCTCGGAAGAGCGGTTTTCTTTTTGTAGTTCCCTTGATTTATAACCAAATTAATCAATCCGATAAATTCTTAATTTCTAAACAGTAAAGTAACAAAAAAGTACGGCATCCTCACCATAAAACAGTCGGGGCCCTGCAAACACGATGACTCCCCGCCAGGCCGAGGTGCCGCGAACTGTGAACAAAAAAAGTCGATAAGCAAACTTTAATTTATACACACTTATAAGATATGGCTATCCGATCATGCCGATGTATATGCCAATGACGATACATGTCGGTTATAACCTTAACAAACCCTTTTTTATACGTTTTATACGTTTGTACctaatttcttttataatttttcacacAACTTGAATGTGCCTATAAAATGTATCAATTTGTATCTTTATCAACTGCGAGTCTTTactaacattaaaattattactgacatcaaaattacctaaaatgttcgcataaaaacaacattcatgTTGTAGATGTGATAGAAACCAGAAATAACAGATTTTGTTCACCACTAGATGTACTTCGTAATGCTGggattttcttattatttcgTTTTCTCGTCGTAATATAAGAAACCATGACACCAGTCACTTAACTGCGTGATAACCCTTAGTAAAACACTGATACATTCAATCTTTGATCGTCTCTAAAAATTGGGTAACATAAAGTTAAATGTATAAGTAACTTCTCAAATCAGTAAGAGGAAATTTTTCTACATACATAGTGAGGATATATCATTTATTGAATATACGGCAGCTATGATTATTATCTAGCTACGTAACTGTGGATGTTCAGCTTTAGTTAAGATTCTTATAACAAAGACGCTAACAGCCAAATGATACACAAAACAGATGGACTGCATGCGTCTCACGAATAGAGCTTGTTTGTTATACAATCGCTTAAGCATCTGTCACTCATGAATCTCATGAATATAGGCAGGAGGCATAATGTtcaaataatgataatgattttacGTTACAGGCTGTTATGTTGACTAGTTTAGAATTTGAGCATTTCACTAGTACACTCATTATTGTTTGAGAATTaacactattaaatatttagaaacaCTTGGTTCAAAATTGTgaagaagaaaatataaaaccgaTACATTCCTAAAATTTAAGAAAGGTACCGGTGCCTATTTCCAGTAAGCTTACATAAAAAGAAGTAACCATTTGAAAGAAGAAGTCTGTAGCGATTTAAATACGGAATTAATACGCGTTCACTATTCTGTGgatttaaacaaacataatatactAAGATGTGTCCTAGGCACTCATGCGTTACAGCAACACAACATAATGAAGGAGCATCATTTCCAAAtgtaaacaaacagacagactgcaATAAACTGAAGTTACACACAGTAGTAGACTAGGATATAATTTCGCAACTAGGAGTGGTTCTAACCACAAAGCGCTACTAAAGTTAGCCTTTAGCTCCATTCTGTGGTTTTATCCCGctcaggaggatgaaaattcattcTTACATAAAACGGCCTATTCTTAAGGTCTTCGGCCGTCTTCATGAGAGAACCGGATCATTAAATGCGCAGTAAGGCATAAAAGATCCTTCCAAGGGTCCACATTTTTTCTCTGAAATATGAATTCCAACGAGAGTAGATTTTTGACATCCGTTTTCGACACAAATTTTCACGGTTTTTTATAGgcctaataaatattatacgagtatgtactgtTATGGTAACCTATAGCGTAattatctatacaaactttcgcgtttatcatattatatatagtaGAATAGGATGTTGGTttggatgttcgttactctttaacgccgcaactacttaccgatttggctgaagtttggaattgaaatagattttactatggattaccaaataggctacttttcttcccagaaaaatctatggttcccgagggatttgtgtaaaactaaatttcgcgggcgtctgctaattaTTGTACgatctaattataaaataactgtgGTGCGGAACAAtataaattagcactttaacaaacaaattattataataaatcgtgttcaaataaaacaaaatgaatgcACAAAAAATCACAACCACAAAAGAGGCTACAAAACCTTTTTTGCCTGTAATTCGACATGCAACGGACCGGTTTTTTGTAATGATATATGCCCGATACGAAGACCTTTTTTGGAATCGTAATGAACATTCGAATTCTTAATTAGCGCATCGCACTGTAATAATCgatgtaaatgtaaaaatggACTTTTAATTATTTCCCAGAAGCCAACGCATTATGCTTATCTAAGTCAGGAGAGGGTTTTATGTGAACAGAATGAAAAACAAAACGTCCGGAGTGCTCGGTTTAATGTATTTGATAAAGTGACGGCGTCTACTGTTGATTGTGGGAGCATTTTAATTGCATGATATGGCAAAAGGGACAGCTCTCTGAGTCGGATGCATACAGTGGCACGAACATGTCAAATCCTTCGTGACTCGATGAAGGGTTGTCAGAAGTTAAGGTCACGATGATTGACGAGATTTTTTgaagattaaaaaattaaaattgaatttacttttttattcgtGTTGCTCTTTTGTTGCGATGTTGATGAACTGTAAAAGCAAATGCGAAGTGGTTTTTgcaattatgttttaaattatgtgtgtctttttttatttgtttctgtatttactgtttatttttcaatatcaCGCACCGGTTGATATTCACTTGTATTGCAAAATGTGTAATTTAAAGACATTACTTACTTCTTGGTAATGAAAAAAGGTGCATAATATAATGAGAAGagaattaatgtttattttgtctGATCTTAAAGTACCTAACTATGTAAGCTTTACATAGTCTTTAGTCGCTTTAATCTCTCAGATAAGTGTTTGTACACTTATGCATATTATTTTGCAATATACTAAGTAATATCTGTTAATGGACTCCGTATCTGTGGCGATAGCGAAACGTCTCATTACTTTTAGTGCTCGGatattaaaatgcaataaaataagttatttattaataagataACGTTAAAGCTTTGACTTttcaatgtttaaaaataacattcgCCTACAACTTCTATCTTTGTGTGTCGTATCCCTCATATTGTAGGTAgcttgaaaaaaacaaaaccgTATATTTATTACAGTGCCTGTCCACGTACGTAGGGTAATAAATTCTATATCCTTCCCTTTCGCTCTAGGTCACCATAATTGCGGCTAATGATGCCAATCTGACAGTGGCCATCAAACAACTCCGACTTCCATTATTAGATGTAATCATCGTAATTTTtcacacaatttatttttttggatcACGATACAACGCAGAAGTGTTATTTCACGTCAACTAATGGCAACAAAAAATGTACTCGAGAGTGCTCCGCGTCGTGCTCGATACAGAGAATCTTACTTTATTTACCCAATGAGTCATAAATCATATCACACTGTCTAAATTGCTATTGAGAAACAGCATATACACGCTAATGTACTTGTagttaatcaaataaaaacgATCTCAAATGGAATTATCTAACTGGTTCAAAAGTCAACACAGTTTGAAGAAATGCAAACCAATCTGGCCGCTCCTCAAATAATAATCCAAGAACTTTTAGCCAATTCAATTATTTCGAGCATTGTATCGCCCGACTTTCCCGAGGAGTTTGAAATATGAAAGTTAAACAAAACACAACGGGCGAATACAC
This sequence is a window from Bicyclus anynana chromosome 16, ilBicAnyn1.1, whole genome shotgun sequence. Protein-coding genes within it:
- the LOC112054450 gene encoding uncharacterized protein LOC112054450, giving the protein MCAKMLLYNFSLFSAIVTWIGVFAEEEVSSPLRVAQCRATCLQKFAAPRPGGESSCLQGPDCFMCWENCELLQSNYQIWGAVCDEKDICFPGCKVACEFHTEAARASQTQPVIHTKGEGVMRVSGALARWPPPASRPAPLVYVVMRRAADGPWRQIIQTQALATRVPSNNEGALLRVLVVDPQGLVTIYSPDETWVAHDTNTSNHDEHRWILKEISLIHQKVLVIGEIAWEPRITRGVYLVTWEVDGGGLKGNLFTDSTRVTLSLWPDTIYHIQVELVSRTPGVDNEKSETMTIDTSRAQRVSTESVQDVEVSEGDRLMSVLVSSMRGERVSERAPDSELVLGCLSAMIAFGLAVLAAIVWRRRRRGTFPGTNVYVGSSSVLKRKLVEDFVPAPHCFQPVLAPGTPSNGTASRDVVV